The following proteins are encoded in a genomic region of Clostridium kluyveri:
- the preA gene encoding NAD-dependent dihydropyrimidine dehydrogenase subunit PreA, giving the protein MKDLSIEFCGIECENPFFLSSSVVGNNFEMCSKALDMGWAGVVFKTIGFYIPNEVSPRFDVIGKENVPFVGFRNLEQISDHPLEENLEHMRKLKQKYPQKILVASIMGETEEEWTKLAEMVTQIGADIIECNFSCPQMSSQSMGADVGQSPELVENYCRAVRKGSSLPILAKMTPNLSDMVVPAAASIRGGADGIAAINTIKSITRVDLNKFSPYPIIGGKSSVSGYSGKAIKPIALRFIQDLAKSSKLKGIPISGMGGIETWEDAVEFMLLGASNIQVTTAIMQYGYRIIKDLISGLSYYMEEKGFNVLEDLVGFALKNVVPADKLDRSYVVYPEFTYHNCVGCGRCYISCYDGGHQAIKWDYENRKPSLLKNKCAGCHLCLNICPVEDIVSGEKIKKII; this is encoded by the coding sequence ATGAAAGATCTTTCAATAGAATTTTGTGGTATAGAATGTGAAAATCCATTTTTTTTGTCCTCTTCTGTGGTAGGCAATAATTTTGAAATGTGTTCCAAGGCACTGGATATGGGATGGGCAGGTGTAGTATTTAAAACTATTGGATTTTATATTCCAAATGAAGTATCTCCAAGATTTGATGTAATAGGTAAAGAAAATGTACCTTTTGTAGGCTTTAGAAATTTAGAGCAGATTTCAGACCATCCCCTAGAAGAGAATCTGGAACATATGAGAAAATTAAAACAAAAATATCCCCAAAAAATTTTAGTCGCATCCATTATGGGAGAAACTGAAGAAGAGTGGACCAAATTGGCGGAGATGGTTACCCAAATAGGAGCGGATATAATTGAATGCAATTTTTCCTGTCCCCAAATGTCTTCACAGTCCATGGGGGCGGATGTAGGGCAGAGCCCTGAACTTGTGGAAAATTACTGCAGGGCAGTGAGAAAGGGAAGCTCCTTACCTATACTTGCCAAGATGACACCTAATCTTTCAGATATGGTAGTACCTGCAGCTGCTTCCATACGGGGTGGAGCTGATGGAATAGCTGCTATCAATACAATAAAGAGTATAACCAGGGTAGATTTAAATAAATTTTCACCTTATCCTATAATAGGGGGAAAATCATCAGTATCTGGATATTCAGGGAAAGCCATAAAACCTATAGCTCTTAGATTTATACAGGATTTGGCTAAAAGTTCTAAATTAAAAGGCATTCCTATAAGTGGCATGGGTGGAATTGAAACTTGGGAAGATGCAGTAGAATTTATGCTTTTGGGAGCTTCAAATATTCAGGTCACTACGGCAATTATGCAGTATGGGTACAGGATAATAAAAGATTTAATCAGCGGATTATCTTACTACATGGAGGAAAAAGGATTTAATGTGTTAGAAGACTTAGTGGGTTTTGCACTCAAAAATGTAGTTCCAGCAGATAAACTGGACAGAAGTTATGTAGTGTATCCAGAGTTTACATATCACAACTGTGTAGGCTGCGGCAGATGCTATATATCTTGTTATGATGGAGGCCATCAGGCCATAAAGTGGGACTATGAAAATAGGAAACCTTCATTATTAAAAAATAAATGTGCAGGGTGTCATCTGTGTCTAAACATATGTCCAGTAGAGGATATAGTATCTGGGGAGAAGATTAAAAAAATTATTTGA
- the hydA gene encoding dihydropyrimidinase yields the protein MDTIIKNGIIITASDTYRADIGIKNGKIAAVASQLEDINAKIVDVEGKYVLPGAIDAHTHLEMPFGGTVSADGYEAGTRAAACGGTTTVFDFALQKKGYGLIQTAKERDELCAPAACVDYAFHLVVSDLRPEILEELKTCVDYGIPSFKVFMVYKKEGLMADDGVLCQMLEKSKEVGAIIAVHAENPDLIDIRTEQFLKEGKTSPWYHYLSRPEFVEAEADKRAMHWAKALNAPLYIVHLANKEGMEEVKKARDEGYEIYAETCPQYLYFTNQVYKREDGRNFVCSPPIKGKESQDALWQGIKTGDIATIATDHCPFQSYEKDWGKDDFTKIPNGCMGIENMYPYMLSEANKGRLSFNKVVEVCSTNPARIYGCFPEKGSITVGSDADIVVYDPHKDFTISKENMHSDVDHTIWEGVKLKGYPVMTFSRGRLVFKDGEFLGEPGWGKFLKRKRRI from the coding sequence ATGGATACGATTATAAAAAATGGTATTATAATAACGGCATCAGATACCTATAGGGCAGACATAGGAATAAAAAACGGAAAAATTGCAGCTGTGGCCAGCCAGCTCGAAGATATAAATGCCAAAATAGTTGATGTAGAAGGAAAGTATGTACTTCCAGGTGCTATAGATGCTCACACTCACCTTGAAATGCCCTTTGGAGGGACGGTATCAGCAGATGGATATGAAGCAGGTACAAGAGCTGCTGCCTGCGGCGGAACAACCACAGTTTTTGATTTTGCACTTCAGAAAAAGGGGTATGGATTAATTCAAACTGCCAAAGAAAGGGATGAATTATGTGCACCTGCAGCTTGTGTTGATTATGCTTTTCATCTGGTGGTGTCGGACTTGAGACCAGAAATTTTAGAGGAATTAAAAACTTGTGTAGATTATGGAATACCCAGTTTTAAAGTATTTATGGTATATAAAAAGGAAGGGCTGATGGCAGATGATGGAGTACTGTGTCAGATGCTTGAAAAGTCCAAAGAGGTAGGTGCCATTATAGCAGTTCATGCAGAAAATCCTGATTTAATAGATATAAGGACGGAGCAATTTTTAAAAGAGGGAAAAACTTCTCCCTGGTATCACTATCTTTCAAGACCAGAATTTGTAGAAGCGGAAGCAGATAAAAGGGCAATGCACTGGGCTAAGGCATTAAATGCTCCTTTATATATAGTTCATCTTGCGAATAAGGAAGGGATGGAAGAAGTTAAAAAGGCCAGGGATGAAGGATATGAAATATATGCAGAAACCTGTCCTCAATATTTATATTTTACCAATCAAGTTTATAAAAGGGAAGATGGGAGAAATTTTGTATGTTCTCCTCCAATAAAGGGAAAGGAAAGCCAAGATGCCCTATGGCAGGGTATAAAAACTGGAGATATTGCAACTATAGCTACAGATCACTGCCCATTTCAATCCTATGAAAAGGATTGGGGAAAGGACGATTTCACTAAGATACCAAATGGATGTATGGGTATAGAAAATATGTATCCCTACATGTTAAGTGAAGCTAATAAAGGAAGACTCTCTTTTAATAAGGTAGTAGAAGTATGTTCTACAAATCCTGCTAGAATATATGGATGCTTTCCTGAAAAAGGCAGTATTACAGTGGGCTCAGATGCGGATATTGTTGTATATGATCCACATAAGGATTTTACTATTTCCAAAGAGAATATGCATTCAGATGTGGATCATACCATATGGGAGGGAGTGAAATTGAAAGGATATCCTGTTATGACTTTTTCAAGGGGAAGGCTGGTATTTAAAGATGGAGAATTTTTAGGAGAACCTGGCTGGGGAAAATTTTTAAAGAGGAAGAGGAGAATATAG